CCAATCTTGGCGTCCAGACCAGCGTCGCGCACCTGTTTGGCAAGGGTAAAGGCGCGCACGAACCGGGCGTTGTCGGGGCCGACGAGCAGGTTGTTCTTGCTGTCGAAGTAGATGCCCTCACCGGGCTTGAGGTTGGTGCGGCTGACCACGCCGTAGATCCCCCCTGCAGCGTTGATCAGCGAGGCCCCGGTCTTGGCCTTGATTACCTTCCCGGCAGCGATATAGCTGTCCCAGTCCTTCATCATGGTTTCGGGCTTCACTCCCGCCTTATCCAGGATGTCCTTGCGGTACAGGAAGGTGCCCGGGCCGATGTCAGTGGGCATGCCGACGAAGCGCTTGTCCGCGCTGGTGGCCTGAGCGATGGTAAACGGCGTGAACAATTTCTTGTACTGAGCGGCGTTGTAGGGGGCCTTGTTCATGTCTTCGAGGCCCTTGCCCTCGGCGAACTTGCCGACCCAGCCGATTTCCACAGCCATCACGTCGGGCAGACCCTGTCCGGTGGCCAGCGCGGTGGTCATGGCGGTGTGGTGGTCGCCGATCTCCTGCGTTTGCAGTTTGATCGCCACGTTGGGGTACTTCTTGTTCCAGGCCGGGAGAATAGCTTTGATAGAGCTGTCCAGACTGGGGAAGACGGCGACGTTCAGGGTCATCTTCTCCTGGGCGTGGGCCGTGGTGGCGAGCAGTGCGGTGACGAGGGCGAGCGTGGCGATTTTCTTCATAATGACCTCCGGGGTCTGTTTGAAAGCGGTTTCAGATTGGGCGTGAGATGGGGCAGTGTAGGAGTTGAAAAATGTTGGTCCTCATTGGCCTGCAGCAGCAGGAGAATGTGGTGCTGGCCCGGTGGATTCGCGGATGATCAGTTGTGGAATGTATGGGGTCATCGGGGGGGACTCTCCGGCCAGCAGGCGCAGCACGTTTTCGGCGGCCTGCTGACCCAGTTCGTTCACGGCCTGATGTAAGGTGGTCAGCGGCGGCGTGGTGTAGCGCGAGGAAAACAGATCGTCGAAGCCAGTCAGAGACATGTCCTGTGGCACACGTATGCCCCGGCGGTACAGGGCCAGCCGCGCGCCCAGGGCCATCTGATCGTTGGCGCAGACCAGCGCGGTAAAAGGCAGGTCCAAGGCCAGCAGTTCGGCGGCGGCCTGCTCACCGCTGGCCTCGGTGTAGTCGCCGCGCTGCATCAGCTCTGGGCGCAGGGGCAGGCCGAGTTCGCGCATGGCCACTTCGAAGCCCTCGCGCCGTTCGACAGCGTCCTGCTGTGTCTCTAGACCGGAAATATAGGCCACTTCGCGGTGGCCCAGTTCGGCCAGATGGCGCACCACTTGCCGGATGCCTTCGCGGTTGTCGATCAGCACGCAGCGCTCGGTCAGGCCCACCACCTGGCGGCCCACCGCCACCAGCGGCACCCGCGCAGCCACATGCTGCAGGGCCTCGTCCTCGATCACCCCTCCCAGCACGATCATCGCGTCGACCCGGCGGCGCATCAACAGATCCAGCGCCTGCTGTTCCTGTCCAGCGTTCCAGTGACCGCTGACCACCAGGGGGTGATAAGAACTGCCCTCCAAGCCGCGCTCGATGCCGGCCAGCATCTCGCCGTAAAACGGGCTGCTGATGTTCTGGGTCAGCACTCCCACCGAGAAACTGCGTCCATTCGCCAGCGCCTGGGCCTGCACGTTGGGGACGAAATTCAGGCGCTGGATGACTGCCTCCACCCGTTCACGCTTATCCGGCGTGACATTGGCGGTGCCGTTCAAAATGCGCGACACGGTGCTGGGTGAAACACCCGCTTCCCGCGCCACGTGCATCAGCGTGACGGTTGCAGACATAAGTGGACTCCCGGCAGGCAAAGTTACCTGTCCTATAAATCTGGAGAAAGACTTGTTGTACATCTAGAGCATAGATCACTCTGAAAGCGCTGTCAAGAATGGGCAGACGCGCCTGTCGCTGCGTGACGAGACTGAGTTTTTGAGATTGCTGTCGCGCCCGGTGCCTGTTTGACGGTCAGGCCCTGGGCAATGCGTGAATTATGAATGCCTGGGTCATAGGTCCTGTGGGAAAGGTTGCCGCATGTTCGGGCGAGAAAACGTCTCGCCCGAACACAGCGGAATGGGCTCTGCAATTTGGTTTTTTGCTGACTGCCCCAAGCAGTGTCAGGGCAGCTTTTCGCTACCACCTCTCGCCACGGCGCAACAGGCAACTCGCTTTTGGGCGAGCACTGTGTAAGATGCAGGGGCAACGACAGTCGAAGAGGACCCGGTATATGAAGGGCGCACAGTTTCTTGATCCGGCGTGTGCCGCAGACCGGGAGGTGCTGGACACCTGTCCATCTCCGGTGACTGAATTCGAGGAGGTCAAAGACATGCAGCGAAACCTTCACACCGACTCCTTTCTTGAGCCTGCTGCGCGAAGTGCTGGGCAGCGCTGGAGCCTGGCCGCCGGCGTTGGACTGGGCCTGCTGCTGGGAGCCTGTGCGCCTGCGCCAACACCGAAGCCAGAACCGGAAAACCGCGCACTGGGGGATAATGTGAAGGTCTTTGATCCCAGTATGACAACGGCTGAAATTCAGGCGGCGGTCAAGGCGATCTACGAGCAACAGGTGAACGCCGAGTTCGGCAAGGGGCGCTACGCTCTGTTCTTCAAGCCCGGCACCTACGGCACGCCGGAAAAACCGCTGTTGATTGATGTGGGCTATTACACCGAAGTGGTGGGCCTGGGCCGCAGCCCCGGCGATGTGGTTATCAACGGTCACGTCAACGTGTACAACCGCTGCCTGGGGACCGATGACAAAGGCAATCCCAGTAACTGCATTGCCCTCAATAACTTCTGGCGCTCGGCGTCCAACCTGACCATCAAGGTGGCGGGCGGCAAGGACTGCCAGGCAGTCACCAATTTCTGGGCAGCGTCACAGGCCGCCCCCATGCGCCGGGTGGACGTGAACGGCAAATTTAGCCTGATGGACTACTGCTCAGCAGGACCACAATTTGCCAGCGGCGGCTACATCGCCGATTCCAGAGTCACCGGGACCGACGTGGTGGTCAGCGGCTCTCAACAGCAATACATGATCCGCAACAGCGAGATTCCCGGCTGGTCCAATGGCGTGTGGAATCAAGTGTTCTCGGGGGTCAAGGGTGCGCCCGCCACCAGTTTTGCCACGACAGGTCCAGACGGTAAGCCCGCCAATCCCTACACCACGTTGCCCACCACCCCGGTCTCGCGCGAGAAGCCGTACCTGTACTTGGATGCGGCAGGCGAGTATCAGGTGTTCGTGCCGGGGGTCAAGACCAATTCCAGCGGCGTGAGCTGGGCAAACGGCCCGGAAAGCGGCGGCAAGACCCTGCCCCTGAGCGGCTTTTTTATCGCCCGCCCCAGCGATAAGGTGGCAACCATCAACAGCGCCCTCTCGGCGGGCCGGGGCATACTGTTTACCCCCGGCATGTACGACATTGACCAGACATTGCTGGTGAACAAACCCGGCACGGTGCTGCTGGGCCTGGGCCTGGCAACCCTGACCGCCCAAGGCGGCGCGGTGCCGGTCAAGGTGGGCGACGTAAGCGGTGTGAGCCTTGCGGGCCTCACCATTGACGCCGGGCCTGTTAACTCGCCCGTGCTGCTGCAAATTGGTAACAATGGTGGCGCAGGGGGCAACGCCAGCGATCCAGTCGCCCTGCATGACGTGTTCTTCCGCATCGGCGGGCCGGGGGTGGGCAAGGCGACCACCAGTCTGATCGTCAACAGCAACAACACCTTGCTGGATCACATCTGGGCGTGGCGGGCCGATCACGGCGACGGCGTGGGTTGGAGCATCAACACCGCCGACCACGGCGTGATCGTCAACGGCGACGACGTTACTGCTACCGGACTGTTCGTGGAGCATTATCAGAAAGAGCAACTGATCTGGAACGGCGAGCGCGGTCAAGTGGTCCTGTACCAGAACGAGATGCCCTACGATCCGCCCACCCAGACTGCGTGGATGAACGGTGCGCTGCTGGGCTACCCCGCGTACAAGGTGAATAACTCGGTCAACGCCCATCAGGCATGGGGGCTGGGCAGCTACATCTTCATCGAGTCCGGCGCGGACATTCACGCCACCCACGGCTTTGAGGTTCCCAAAAAGCCTGGGGTCAAGCTGACCAGCCTGCTAACGGTGCAGCTTAATGTCGGCCACGGCACCATTGACCATGTGGTCAACCAGACGGGTCCGGCCACCATTCCTCCCGCCGACCAAAAAGAAGGCTCCACGGTGGTGAGCCTCAAGCAGTACCCAGAGTGAATTTTAGAAGGTACAAGGTGTGGCCTGCCATGACAGAGAGTGACAGGCTGACACAAGGTATGAGAAAGCGTACCCCACCGGGTACGCTTTCTGTCTGCGATAACCGCAAATGCCATCGAGCACGCGCTCCGACTCTGTCAAGCCGTGTACTCTCACCTCCAGAACGCGCTGTGGAACGACGTCCGCAACGCCCATATCCTCGCGTGGATGATCGTTGGACTGCTTTTGTCAGGGCGTATCTCTCTGGCCGCTCTCTCTGGCCGCATCGATCCCGTTCATTTCATCCCGTGCCACGTTCACGTAGAGCAGCGAGCGCCGCGTTCGTCGGTGGCTGAAGAATCCAGCCACCGAATGGGGCAGCGTTTATGGTCCATTGGTCATCCGTGCCCTGCGCGACTGGGGCGGTCAGACCCTGATCTGACGCTGGACACCAGCGTCCTGGGCGCCCTCGCAGAGTTCGAGCGTGCCCTGATCCACGAACGCCAGCGCGAGAGAATCGAGGCGGCTGAGAAGGCTGGGGTGTACAAGGGACGCAAAAAGACCCTGTTCATTGCGCAGGTCGGTGAATTGCAGCGGCGCGCAGAGGCAGGCGACTCGAAGGCCAGCCTGGCCCGAAACTTGGCATCAGCCGGGAGACCGTCTACCAGCATCTGAAGGCAACGCTGGCGCAGCACGTACCGAAAGTTCCCCCATCAAGCTGAGTTCGCCATCAATTTGCGAGCAAGCTAAAGAAACTTTATAGCCACAATTTTATAAATGTAGTTCACATTTTTCTTGAAAGATATCCTTCGGTTTTATAGACTGTACGGCCAAATCGAACTCGCAGATAGGAGGAATATGAATTTCCAACAACCGTCTGCCCTGGAGCCTTACCTCATGAGCCATGCGCTTGAGGCCTGCGTCACTGGTGTGGTCATCGCCGACGCGCGGCAGGGAGATTACCCTGTGGTGTACGTCAATCCAGCCTTCGAACAACTCAGCGGTTACCTGGCTGCTGAAATCATCGGCCGCAACTGCCGCTTTCTGCAAGGCGATGACCGTGACCAGGAGGCCCGGCAGGATCTCCGCGAAGCGATGGCCCATGGACGCACCATCACTACGGTTCTGCGCAACTACCGCAAGGACGGCTCGATGTTTTACAACGAGCTCGCGCTGAGCCCCATCCATGACGCGGCAGGGCTCCTGACGCATTATCTGGGTTTCCAGACCGATGTCACAGCGCGCGAGGAGGCCCGTCAGGCTGAGGTCAAGGCTCGCGAACAGATGGCCACCACCCTGAACCGGGTGACCGACGGCCTCATGTCCTTCGATCCGGACNNNNNNNNNNNNNNNNNNNNNNNNNNNNNNNNNNNNNNNNNNNNNNNNNNNNNNNNNNNNCTCACCTCTTTTCCCGAATTCAAGTCGCTGGCCATTGGTCAGTCTGTTGCAGATGCCGCAGCGACCGGGAGGACGCAGAGTGCCGTCAGCTATATGGCCCCATTCGGGCGCTGGATTGAACTCACGACATACCCAGGCCCCGATGGCATGTCACTGTTCACCCGCGACGTCACTGAAGCCAAGCAAGCGCAGCGCGAACAGCAGATCAGCCAGGAAAGCTTTGCTGCCGTGTTCCAGGCCAGTCCCGTCGCCATCTTTGTCACCCGTCAGAAAGACAAGCACTTTCTTGACGTGAATACCGAGTTCCTGCGTCAGAGCGGCTACACCCGTGAGGAGGTCCTCGGGAGATCCTCTCAGGACCTGGGGCTCTGGGCCGATCAGATGGACCGTGAAGTTGCCTGGAGCATGGTAGACGGCCACCTGCCGGTTCACAGCCGTGAAGTCCTGTTCCTGAACAAGACGGGGGCCGAGATGCGCGGCGTCCTCTCGATCATTCCCATCGAATTGGCGGACGAGGCCTACGTGATTGGATTCGTGCGGGACGTCACCGAGGAAAAGCGGGCCCAGCAGCAGCTTCAGGCCAGCGAGGCCCGCGCCCGCCACATCGCGGAGGAGTTGCAGCACACCCTGGATCTGTCCCTGGACCTGATTGTTTCGGTTGATTCGGACCACCGCTTCAGCACGGTCAGCGCCGCTTCACGCCAGATTCTGGGCTACGAGCCTGAAGAGATGATCGGCCACCCCATTGTGGATTTCATTCATCCCGATGACCGTGGCGATACCGTCAAGGAATCGCAGCGTGTCCGTGATGGGCACACCACAACGACGTACCAGAACCGGTACTGCCACAAGGATGGAAGCTTGGTCTGGCTGGAATGGTCAGCGGTGATGCTGCCTGCCAACGGGATGGTGTACGGCGTCGGACGCGACATCACCCAGCGCCGCATCGATGAGGAAGACCGGGCCTTCCTGGCGGCCATTGTCCAGGCCAGCCGCAATGTCATCATTGGCCTGTCGCTGGGCGGCATGATCCGCTTCTGGAATCCAGGAGCACAGGCGCTCTACGGGTACACGGCTGATGAAGCGATCGGCCAGCCGGTCACATTTCTGGTGCCTGAGGAGTTCCACGCGCGGGAAGAGGCGTTCTTCGCTCGGGTCAGACAGGGTCAGCAGGTCCAGCCGTTTGAAGCATGGCGCATCACGAAGGCTGGACAGAGGATCCTGGTGCTGGTCACTCTCGCACCCATCCTGAACGCTGCCGGTGAGGTGATCGGCGTCTCCAGGATCGCCCAGGACATCACGGCCCTGCGCACCGCCGAACAGGAGGTTCAAACGCTGAACAAGAGCCTTCAGCAACAACTGCGTCAGGTCAATGGCCTGCGGACCATTGACCAGTCCATTGCCGTCGGCGCAGAGCTGGGCGTGACCCTCGGTCTCATTCTCGACAATGTCAGGGACCAGCTCGACATGGACGTGGCCACCATCTTGTTGCTCGATCCACAGCGCAAAACACTTCGCTACACGGTGACTCGGGGCTTTTATACGGCCCAGCTGGAAGCGTCGGTCCTGAAACTGGGCGTGGGCCTGGCAGGACGGGTGGCCCGGACGCGCAAACCCCTCAGTGTGCCAGATCTTGCGACTGGCGAGATGCCGCCAGCCTGGCGGGCAACCTTCCAGGAGGAAGGACTGACGGCGTACTACGGTGTCCCGCTGATCAGCAAGGGGCAGGTGCTGGGCGTGCTCGAAGTGTTGTGTCACGAGTCCTGGCCGCTGTCCCCCGAGTGGCTCACCACATTTGAAACCCTGACCAGCCAAGCGACCATTGCCATTGACAACGCCTGGCTGTTCGAGAAGCTGGAACACAGCAACCTGGAATTGCGTCTGGCCTACGACGCCACCATCGAGGGCTGGGCCAGGGCACTGGACTTGCGTGACAAGGAAACGGAAGGACACTCACGCCGGGTGACCGAGATGACCGTCGAGCTGTGCCAGATGCTGGGATTCACGCCCGGACAACTGATTGATGTTCGCCGGGGCGCTCTGCTGCACGATATGGGGAAGATGGGGATTCCCGACGCGGTGCTGCTCAAGCCAGGGAAACTCACCGATGAGGAGTGGGTGCTGATGAAAAAACACCCGGAATATGCGGTGAACCTGCTCTCACCCATCGAGTTCCTGCGTCCCGCTCTGGAAATCCCGCAACATCATCACGAGAAGTGGGACGGCAGTGGTTATCCGGCTGGGCTGGCAGGAGAGGCCATTCCACTGGTTGCCCGGGCCTTCGCAGTGGTGGATGTCTACGACGCGCTGACCAGCGACCGCCCCTACCGAAAGGCCTGGACGCGGGAGCAGACCATCACCCATCTCCAGAACAGCTCAGGCACGCACTTCGATCCTGAGATCGTGGAGGTCTTCATTCGCATGATTGGGCAGCCGTGACCTGCCAACGGATGAATCCGTTGGCAGGTCACATCAAGATCAGCTGATCAAGTTCCACCGGGGAGCGTTGGTCCTGGGCTTCGTCGTACCAGGCATACCCACTGCCCGCGCGTTTGATCCGGTACATGGCGGCGTCCGCCTGAATCAGAAGCTGTTCGGGCCTGTGGGTGTGGTCCGGATAACTGCTCAGTCCGATACTGCAGCGCACCAAAATGTCGTGACCGCGTAATGTGAACGGCTCCTTGAACGCTTGCTGGATACGTTCCATCACATTCGCAGCGTCGTCTGCCGAACGGACATCGGTCAGCAGCAAGGTAAATTCATCACCGCTCATTCGGGCCACCACGTCGCTGGTGGCCACCGAGTGCTTCAGACGCAGGGCGACCTGCTGTAGAAGTTCGTCGCCTGCCGCGTGCCCGAACGTGTCGTTGACAATTTTAAAGCGGTTGAGGTCCATCAGACCCACCACTACTTTTTCACCAGACTGATCGGCGCGGCGGCAGGCCTGGGCCATCAGTTGGCGGAAATGGGCACGGTTGGGAAGCCCGGTCAATGTGTCGTGGAGGGCCATCGTACTGAGGTCCTGGACCGCGCGGCGCAGATTGAGTTCATCCATGGCCATCGCGGCGAACGATTCGAGCAGGACTTCTTGCTCAGCGCTGAACTCACGCGGGCGTTGGTCGAGCACGCAAAATGTGCCCAACTTATGACCCTCTGCCGTCATGAGCGGTGCGCCGGCGTAAAAGCGCAGGTGCGGCTCACCCGTGACGTTGTCAAACTTCCTGAGCCGGGCGTCCTGGGTGGCGTCGTGAACAACCATCACACCGTCTTGAGCAATGGCGATGGAACAAAACGAAAGACTCCGCGGACCCTGTGAAGGTTCGGAACCGGTTTTGGCTTTGAACCACTGCCGATGCTCATCGACGAACGTCACTGAAGCCATCGGCATGTCGAAAAACTGTGCTGCGAGCGTCACCAGCCGGTCGAATTGCGGCTCAGGGGCAGTGTCAAGGATGCCAAATCGGTAGAGGGCCGCCAGTCGCTGCTGCTCGTCATCGACTTCAGCAGTCAAGTGAGGATTGAAGAGCGCAGGTTCATCAGCATTCACACGGCAACAGTGCGGCAGTGTTTATCACGAAATTCTTAATCAGGCACTAATGGAATGAATGCGGCGAAAGCTGAGGAGCGATACGCATTTCAAAAAAGTCGATATCTACGGAATGCCTGCTTAAACGTACACGTGACCGTGTGGACTTGGTGTTGACCCGTGGCCGGGAGGCCACGGGTCTGATGCGCCTTGTTTAAGAACAACAGCGTCGTGTTTTAGCAGGGGCCAGCCCAGACTCCGCACGTCTTGATGCGTCCTTTACCCCACTGAGAGAGTCAGAAACTGAGGGGAGCAGCGACTGAGCCGTCACGCTGACTTTGAAAATTCAGTGGTCCACAGCCCCCGCCCAACCCAGGCGCGCTTTGAATGGCCGCCTGCACATAGGCGTGGGCGGCCCGCACCGCACCGGGCAAAGGCATCCCCCGTGCCAGATTGGACGTGATCGCCGCCGAGAGGGTGCACCCTGTCCCATGGGTGTGGCGGGTGGCCTGCCGAGGCGCGTGGAGTCGCAATTGAACATTCGGCGTCCGGAGCTCATCGGTTACGGTCGTCCCGTCTGCGTGGCCGCCCTTAAGTAGCAGAGGCAGATTTTCCGGCATCTCTGCGCCGAACAGGGCCCGCGCTTCGGGCAGATTGGGCGTGATTAGGGTGGCGAG
The sequence above is drawn from the Deinococcus aerolatus genome and encodes:
- a CDS encoding ABC transporter substrate-binding protein, translating into MKKIATLALVTALLATTAHAQEKMTLNVAVFPSLDSSIKAILPAWNKKYPNVAIKLQTQEIGDHHTAMTTALATGQGLPDVMAVEIGWVGKFAEGKGLEDMNKAPYNAAQYKKLFTPFTIAQATSADKRFVGMPTDIGPGTFLYRKDILDKAGVKPETMMKDWDSYIAAGKVIKAKTGASLINAAGGIYGVVSRTNLKPGEGIYFDSKNNLLVGPDNARFVRAFTLAKQVRDAGLDAKIGEWSNEWYDAFKKGTVATQFSGAWLTGALQNWMAPDTKGLWRVQNLPEGGYASWGGTFYAIPTAAKNKAMAWEFIKFMTLNQEAQLKAFTDNGAFPALLTAQNDTIFSQGVPFLGDQKARVLWRDAARKTQPIDVNKYDSVADQIVNTELTNVLEQGKDIKKALADARTQILRRAR
- a CDS encoding LacI family DNA-binding transcriptional regulator, encoding MSATVTLMHVAREAGVSPSTVSRILNGTANVTPDKRERVEAVIQRLNFVPNVQAQALANGRSFSVGVLTQNISSPFYGEMLAGIERGLEGSSYHPLVVSGHWNAGQEQQALDLLMRRRVDAMIVLGGVIEDEALQHVAARVPLVAVGRQVVGLTERCVLIDNREGIRQVVRHLAELGHREVAYISGLETQQDAVERREGFEVAMRELGLPLRPELMQRGDYTEASGEQAAAELLALDLPFTALVCANDQMALGARLALYRRGIRVPQDMSLTGFDDLFSSRYTTPPLTTLHQAVNELGQQAAENVLRLLAGESPPMTPYIPQLIIRESTGPAPHSPAAAGQ
- a CDS encoding glycosyl hydrolase family 28-related protein is translated as MTTAEIQAAVKAIYEQQVNAEFGKGRYALFFKPGTYGTPEKPLLIDVGYYTEVVGLGRSPGDVVINGHVNVYNRCLGTDDKGNPSNCIALNNFWRSASNLTIKVAGGKDCQAVTNFWAASQAAPMRRVDVNGKFSLMDYCSAGPQFASGGYIADSRVTGTDVVVSGSQQQYMIRNSEIPGWSNGVWNQVFSGVKGAPATSFATTGPDGKPANPYTTLPTTPVSREKPYLYLDAAGEYQVFVPGVKTNSSGVSWANGPESGGKTLPLSGFFIARPSDKVATINSALSAGRGILFTPGMYDIDQTLLVNKPGTVLLGLGLATLTAQGGAVPVKVGDVSGVSLAGLTIDAGPVNSPVLLQIGNNGGAGGNASDPVALHDVFFRIGGPGVGKATTSLIVNSNNTLLDHIWAWRADHGDGVGWSINTADHGVIVNGDDVTATGLFVEHYQKEQLIWNGERGQVVLYQNEMPYDPPTQTAWMNGALLGYPAYKVNNSVNAHQAWGLGSYIFIESGADIHATHGFEVPKKPGVKLTSLLTVQLNVGHGTIDHVVNQTGPATIPPADQKEGSTVVSLKQYPE
- a CDS encoding recombinase family protein; this encodes MIVGLLLSGRISLAALSGRIDPVHFIPCHVHVEQRAPRSSVAEESSHRMGQRLWSIGHPCPARLGRSDPDLTLDTSVLGALAEFERALIHERQRERIEAAEKAGVYKGRKKTLFIAQVGELQRRAEAGDSKASLARNLASAGRPSTSI
- a CDS encoding PAS domain-containing protein, producing MNFQQPSALEPYLMSHALEACVTGVVIADARQGDYPVVYVNPAFEQLSGYLAAEIIGRNCRFLQGDDRDQEARQDLREAMAHGRTITTVLRNYRKDGSMFYNELALSPIHDAAGLLTHYLGFQTDVTAREEARQAEVKAREQMATTLNRVTDGLMSFDPD
- a CDS encoding PAS domain S-box protein → MSLFTRDVTEAKQAQREQQISQESFAAVFQASPVAIFVTRQKDKHFLDVNTEFLRQSGYTREEVLGRSSQDLGLWADQMDREVAWSMVDGHLPVHSREVLFLNKTGAEMRGVLSIIPIELADEAYVIGFVRDVTEEKRAQQQLQASEARARHIAEELQHTLDLSLDLIVSVDSDHRFSTVSAASRQILGYEPEEMIGHPIVDFIHPDDRGDTVKESQRVRDGHTTTTYQNRYCHKDGSLVWLEWSAVMLPANGMVYGVGRDITQRRIDEEDRAFLAAIVQASRNVIIGLSLGGMIRFWNPGAQALYGYTADEAIGQPVTFLVPEEFHAREEAFFARVRQGQQVQPFEAWRITKAGQRILVLVTLAPILNAAGEVIGVSRIAQDITALRTAEQEVQTLNKSLQQQLRQVNGLRTIDQSIAVGAELGVTLGLILDNVRDQLDMDVATILLLDPQRKTLRYTVTRGFYTAQLEASVLKLGVGLAGRVARTRKPLSVPDLATGEMPPAWRATFQEEGLTAYYGVPLISKGQVLGVLEVLCHESWPLSPEWLTTFETLTSQATIAIDNAWLFEKLEHSNLELRLAYDATIEGWARALDLRDKETEGHSRRVTEMTVELCQMLGFTPGQLIDVRRGALLHDMGKMGIPDAVLLKPGKLTDEEWVLMKKHPEYAVNLLSPIEFLRPALEIPQHHHEKWDGSGYPAGLAGEAIPLVARAFAVVDVYDALTSDRPYRKAWTREQTITHLQNSSGTHFDPEIVEVFIRMIGQP
- a CDS encoding sensor domain-containing diguanylate cyclase, coding for MTAEVDDEQQRLAALYRFGILDTAPEPQFDRLVTLAAQFFDMPMASVTFVDEHRQWFKAKTGSEPSQGPRSLSFCSIAIAQDGVMVVHDATQDARLRKFDNVTGEPHLRFYAGAPLMTAEGHKLGTFCVLDQRPREFSAEQEVLLESFAAMAMDELNLRRAVQDLSTMALHDTLTGLPNRAHFRQLMAQACRRADQSGEKVVVGLMDLNRFKIVNDTFGHAAGDELLQQVALRLKHSVATSDVVARMSGDEFTLLLTDVRSADDAANVMERIQQAFKEPFTLRGHDILVRCSIGLSSYPDHTHRPEQLLIQADAAMYRIKRAGSGYAWYDEAQDQRSPVELDQLILM